One window of Rubrivirga sp. SAORIC476 genomic DNA carries:
- a CDS encoding glycosyltransferase family protein, with the protein MTPAPLRVLFAVQGEGRGHLTQALALAAMLRRRGHQVVGALAGTSRWGDVPDFFRRDLGARVETVESPGFVADGDGRIRPLATLAVNLWHARRYAPSLDRITATLDRLEPDVVVNFYEGLMGLHAVLRGTDAPVVAVGHQFMTDHPEYPLLPGQPLQRVAMQGYTALVGSGAASRLALSFYDAPDHGATRVTPPLLRPQLATLADVPCDGSILVYLMEPAMAPQLVAWSDRHPEVRIHTFAAMAPHAHSPSLTFHGLSGTAFLQRMAAARGVVCTAGFETVSEAMWLGTPALMVPTPGHYEQRCNAVDAEAVGAGVRSDVLDLDPLLALLDGPAPDPTSFRAWVAKAEARAVGAIEEAAGRSPVGGDGAGDGQRTADVPTVRPARRSGV; encoded by the coding sequence ATGACGCCCGCCCCGCTGCGCGTCCTCTTCGCCGTCCAGGGCGAGGGGCGCGGTCACCTCACGCAGGCGCTCGCGCTGGCCGCCATGCTGCGCCGCCGCGGCCACCAGGTCGTCGGCGCGCTGGCGGGCACGAGCCGCTGGGGCGACGTGCCGGACTTCTTCCGCCGCGACCTCGGCGCGCGCGTCGAGACGGTCGAGAGCCCCGGCTTCGTGGCCGACGGCGACGGCCGGATCCGCCCGCTGGCGACGCTGGCCGTCAACCTGTGGCACGCGCGGCGCTACGCGCCCAGCCTGGACCGCATCACGGCGACCCTCGACCGCCTCGAACCGGACGTGGTGGTCAACTTCTACGAGGGGTTGATGGGCCTCCACGCGGTCCTGCGCGGCACCGACGCGCCCGTCGTGGCGGTCGGGCACCAGTTCATGACCGACCACCCGGAGTACCCGCTCCTGCCCGGCCAGCCACTCCAGCGCGTCGCCATGCAGGGCTACACGGCGTTGGTCGGCTCCGGCGCCGCGAGCCGGCTCGCGCTCTCCTTCTACGACGCCCCGGACCACGGCGCCACGCGCGTGACGCCGCCCCTGCTCCGCCCTCAGTTGGCCACCCTCGCCGACGTGCCCTGCGACGGCTCGATCCTCGTCTACCTGATGGAGCCCGCGATGGCCCCTCAGCTGGTCGCCTGGAGCGACCGTCACCCGGAGGTCCGGATCCACACGTTCGCGGCGATGGCGCCACACGCCCACAGCCCGTCGCTCACCTTCCACGGACTCAGCGGAACGGCCTTCCTCCAGCGGATGGCGGCGGCCCGCGGCGTCGTCTGCACGGCGGGCTTCGAGACCGTCTCCGAGGCGATGTGGCTCGGCACGCCCGCTCTCATGGTGCCGACGCCGGGCCACTACGAGCAGCGCTGCAACGCCGTCGACGCCGAGGCCGTCGGCGCGGGCGTCCGGTCGGACGTGCTCGACCTCGACCCGCTGCTGGCCCTCCTCGACGGCCCGGCGCCAGACCCCACATCGTTCCGGGCGTGGGTGGCGAAGGCCGAGGCCCGCGCCGTCGGCGCCATCGAGGAGGCCGCCGGACGCTCCCCCGTCGGCGGCGACGGCGCGGGCGACGGCCAGCGAACGGCCGACGTGCCGACGGTCCGCCCCGCGCGACGTTCGGGCGTCTGA
- a CDS encoding UDP-2,3-diacylglucosamine diphosphatase, whose product MTTYRTIFLSDLHLGMRGCQADRVLDFVRQHDAERWVLVGDIVDGWALARSWNWTQAHNDVVQKLLREVRKGAEMVYVPGNHDGAARQFAGLTFGGILVQREWIHRTADGRRLLVLHGDEFDGVVRLAPWLSTVGARAYELSLALNTVVAHVRERMGRPYWSLAAALKDRTKKALQYVDRFEEAVAALAAERGVDGVVCGHIHRPEVREIATGDRTTLYANCGDWVENCTALVEHHDGRLEIVRWTGVLTPTVATRGDGLAHSLPPRLALAAEAAGVGLPLALTDR is encoded by the coding sequence ATGACGACCTACCGGACGATCTTCCTGTCCGACCTCCACCTCGGCATGCGCGGCTGCCAGGCCGACCGCGTGCTCGACTTTGTCCGCCAGCACGACGCCGAGCGCTGGGTGCTCGTCGGCGACATCGTCGACGGCTGGGCGCTGGCGCGGTCCTGGAACTGGACCCAGGCCCACAACGACGTGGTGCAGAAGCTGCTCCGGGAGGTCCGCAAGGGCGCCGAGATGGTCTACGTGCCCGGCAACCACGACGGCGCCGCTCGCCAGTTCGCCGGGCTCACGTTCGGCGGCATCCTCGTCCAGCGCGAGTGGATCCACCGGACGGCCGACGGGCGGCGCCTGCTGGTGCTCCACGGCGACGAGTTCGACGGCGTCGTGCGGCTGGCCCCGTGGCTGAGCACGGTCGGCGCGCGGGCCTACGAACTGTCGCTGGCGCTCAACACGGTCGTGGCGCACGTCCGCGAGCGGATGGGGCGGCCGTACTGGTCGCTGGCCGCCGCCCTCAAGGACCGGACGAAGAAGGCCCTCCAGTACGTGGACCGGTTCGAGGAGGCCGTCGCCGCGCTGGCCGCCGAGCGGGGCGTCGACGGGGTCGTGTGCGGCCACATCCACCGGCCCGAGGTGCGCGAGATCGCGACCGGCGACCGGACGACGCTCTACGCCAACTGCGGCGACTGGGTCGAGAACTGCACCGCGCTGGTCGAGCACCACGACGGCCGCCTGGAGATCGTCCGCTGGACGGGCGTCCTCACGCCCACGGTGGCGACCCGCGGGGACGGCCTCGCCCACTCCTTGCCGCCCCGCCTCGCGCTCGCCGCCGAGGCGGCCGGGGTCGGCCTCCCGCTCGCCCTGACGGACCGATGA
- a CDS encoding T9SS type A sorting domain-containing protein has protein sequence MLRFATTAALALLIAFPALAQAPTATVSSDITTNTTWTTGGVYLLDGLIFVRPGVTLTIQEGVVVKGKAVPSASTGDLASGLVVMVDADLIANGSAEAPIIMTAEADNVDDPNDLGPDDRSEWGGLIVLGRATTNSTPAINNIEGVPASDDTRFGCDGTTFVCDDDDSSGSIRYVSVRHGGFGFEPDSEINGMTFGAVGRGTVIEYVEVYANSDDAFEFFGGTAQAKWLVGAFSGDDTFDTDRGFRGKFQFGLSINNPGNDAGRCFENDGGVSSLGGEDATPFSNPVYSNITCIGAGIGADDTQLGEDGNSAAMQLRDNTGGRIYNSIFTDYPGSALNLEALSSGEDTENRFGSNVEGTDDLIIANNLFFGFGAGTTFADLVDDDSDNSAARQQAIEAAVAGANAIADPQLANVDRESGLDPRPLAAGAAATGASFTGNALAGDAFFTPVDYRGAFAPTSSAGDASNATWLGGWTALYQNGTLSGQSVATAGGPAAAAFALSVGPNPTRGDATVRFSLDRAQRVQIALYDVVGRRVAVVAEGTFGAGDATASVATADLPAGVYVLRLQGEDAAATRTVTVIR, from the coding sequence ATGCTTCGCTTCGCTACGACCGCCGCCCTGGCGCTCCTGATCGCCTTCCCGGCGCTGGCCCAGGCCCCGACCGCCACGGTCTCGTCCGACATCACCACCAACACGACGTGGACCACGGGCGGGGTCTACCTCCTCGACGGCCTCATCTTCGTCCGCCCCGGCGTCACGCTGACCATCCAGGAGGGAGTCGTGGTCAAGGGCAAGGCCGTGCCGAGCGCCAGCACCGGCGACCTCGCCTCCGGCCTCGTCGTCATGGTCGACGCCGACCTCATCGCGAACGGCTCGGCCGAGGCGCCCATCATCATGACGGCCGAGGCGGACAACGTGGACGACCCGAACGACCTCGGGCCGGACGACCGCTCCGAGTGGGGCGGCCTGATCGTGCTCGGCCGCGCGACCACCAACTCGACGCCTGCCATCAACAACATCGAGGGCGTCCCGGCCTCGGACGACACACGCTTCGGCTGCGACGGCACCACGTTCGTCTGTGACGACGACGACTCGTCGGGCTCGATCCGCTACGTCTCGGTCCGCCACGGCGGCTTCGGCTTCGAGCCCGACTCCGAGATCAACGGCATGACGTTCGGCGCGGTCGGCCGCGGGACGGTCATCGAGTACGTCGAGGTGTACGCCAACTCGGACGACGCCTTCGAGTTCTTCGGCGGCACGGCCCAGGCCAAGTGGCTCGTCGGCGCCTTCTCCGGTGACGACACGTTCGACACGGATCGCGGCTTCCGCGGCAAGTTCCAGTTCGGCCTCTCGATCAACAACCCGGGCAACGACGCCGGGCGCTGCTTCGAGAACGACGGCGGCGTCTCCAGCCTCGGCGGCGAGGATGCGACCCCGTTCTCGAACCCGGTCTACTCCAACATCACCTGCATCGGCGCCGGTATCGGCGCCGACGACACCCAGCTCGGCGAGGACGGCAACTCGGCCGCCATGCAGCTCCGCGACAACACGGGCGGGCGGATCTACAACTCGATCTTCACCGACTACCCCGGCTCGGCGCTCAACCTGGAGGCCCTCTCCTCCGGCGAGGACACCGAGAACCGCTTCGGCAGCAACGTCGAGGGCACCGACGACCTGATCATCGCCAACAACCTGTTCTTCGGGTTCGGCGCAGGGACCACGTTCGCCGACCTCGTGGACGACGACTCGGACAACAGCGCCGCGCGCCAGCAGGCCATCGAGGCCGCCGTGGCCGGGGCGAACGCCATCGCCGACCCCCAGCTGGCCAACGTCGACCGTGAGTCCGGGCTCGACCCGCGCCCGCTCGCCGCAGGTGCGGCCGCCACCGGCGCGTCGTTCACGGGCAACGCCCTCGCGGGCGACGCCTTCTTCACGCCGGTCGACTACCGCGGCGCCTTCGCGCCGACCTCGTCGGCCGGGGACGCGTCCAACGCGACGTGGCTCGGTGGGTGGACGGCGCTCTACCAGAACGGCACGCTTTCGGGCCAGTCGGTCGCCACGGCCGGTGGCCCCGCAGCCGCGGCCTTCGCGCTCTCCGTGGGTCCGAACCCGACGCGCGGGGACGCGACGGTGCGCTTCTCGCTCGACCGTGCCCAGCGCGTCCAGATCGCGCTCTACGACGTGGTCGGCCGTCGGGTCGCCGTCGTCGCCGAGGGCACGTTCGGCGCGGGCGACGCGACCGCCTCGGTCGCCACGGCGGACCTCCCCGCGGGCGTCTACGTCCTCCGCCTCCAGGGCGAGGACGCCGCGGCGACGCGCACGGTGACCGTGATCCGCTAG
- a CDS encoding TonB-dependent receptor, translating into MSLQTPRTPRALGQARRLAALLVLLLAPGLAAAQTGVLAGTVVDGDFGGGLPGASILVVEQGTGAATTIDGEYRIDRLPVGSYTVRYSFVGYATQVVTGVEIAAGQTQTINITLTTDATLAEVIVEAEEIIATNSEAGLLRVRARAAQVSDAISAETIAQSGASDAGDAMERVTGASVQGGQYVFVRGLGDRYANTQLNGAVLPTADPDRRAVQFDLFPAGFLENIVTLKTFTPDKPGSFSGGLVDITTRSFPDAFSSSISVSSGFSTEAIPGDAFLVDPVQGVSPFRFGAGDLAIPDLLANTPREAFTRPTTRLDGPDGPGTGPLVRQDAAASAALNDLSNALTPMVAPSEGTIPVTGSFSASIGDRIPLGGNALGYIVGLTADQGASYYDNGTLSRVDLTGRDATSGLVSVDTTQFRTDRRATQSATIGGIANLAYRLGSTNEIALNTLFSHVTESEARTLDGVDNVLGEGTPVTDIVTGYTERTLTSAQLRGEHVAPRLGNLEVDWRANVARTLLDQPDLRQAAIRASEREDDDGTVTTAYSLVGTPPGPQRYFRDLDEQLASGALDLTLPFRAFGSGAQLKVGGLAERTDRGYNERFFFYELDRGVALGGTDGTALGAYLSPDNVGVVDTRTNSAGEITRYEFGHFLVDATRDQNQYDGQFDVGAAYGMAEVGLGRLRLIAGARFEASRLFVASQALAADDTPEDQRVTLDGTDYLGTDRRYTDVLPSLNVVLGLSDRMNLRAAATRTLARPTFREIAPVTTYDFTSDGALQGNPGLERTLITNLDLRWEWFNAPGQILAVSGYYKRLTNPIERVITDAENGATSYANVDQADVLGAEFEVRQRLALFGLGGVLGERLSLGANLSLTASSITISDRELEARRELNPNASDTRDLQGQSPYLLNANLTYDDALRGTSAGVFFNVSGPRLSRVGNPLPDVYERPSPQLDLTASQQLFGRFTLKGSVKNLLGSTYREAYDVSGLTLNGVTEVSPFLEYARGTSFSLGISVNPSFGIGSAASIPAPGASTGAPLGSDD; encoded by the coding sequence ATGTCGCTTCAGACTCCCCGCACGCCGCGGGCCCTCGGGCAAGCGCGACGCCTCGCCGCCCTGCTGGTCCTCCTCCTCGCACCCGGCCTCGCCGCCGCCCAGACGGGCGTCCTCGCCGGGACCGTCGTCGACGGTGACTTCGGGGGCGGGCTCCCCGGCGCCAGCATCCTCGTCGTCGAGCAGGGCACCGGCGCCGCGACCACCATCGACGGCGAGTACCGGATCGACCGGCTGCCGGTCGGGTCGTACACGGTCCGCTACTCGTTCGTGGGCTACGCGACGCAGGTCGTGACGGGCGTCGAGATCGCCGCCGGGCAGACGCAGACGATCAACATCACGCTGACGACCGACGCCACGCTCGCGGAGGTCATCGTCGAGGCGGAGGAGATCATCGCGACCAACAGCGAGGCCGGCCTGCTGCGCGTCCGCGCGCGGGCGGCGCAGGTGTCGGACGCCATCTCGGCCGAGACCATCGCCCAGAGCGGCGCCTCCGACGCCGGCGACGCCATGGAGCGCGTCACCGGCGCGAGCGTCCAGGGCGGCCAGTATGTCTTCGTGCGCGGCCTCGGCGATCGCTACGCCAACACGCAGCTCAACGGCGCCGTCCTCCCCACCGCCGACCCCGACCGCCGGGCCGTCCAGTTCGACCTCTTCCCGGCGGGCTTCCTGGAGAACATCGTCACGCTGAAGACCTTTACGCCGGACAAGCCGGGCAGCTTCTCCGGCGGCCTCGTCGACATCACGACGCGCTCCTTCCCGGACGCGTTCTCGTCCTCGATCTCGGTCTCGTCCGGCTTCTCGACCGAGGCGATCCCGGGCGACGCGTTCCTCGTGGACCCGGTGCAGGGCGTCAGCCCGTTCCGGTTCGGCGCGGGGGACCTCGCCATCCCGGACCTGCTCGCGAACACGCCGCGCGAAGCGTTCACCCGCCCGACGACCCGCCTCGACGGGCCCGACGGGCCGGGCACCGGGCCGCTCGTCCGCCAGGACGCCGCCGCCTCGGCCGCGCTCAACGACCTCTCGAACGCGCTCACCCCGATGGTGGCGCCCTCGGAGGGGACCATCCCCGTCACGGGCAGCTTCTCGGCCTCCATCGGCGACCGGATCCCGCTGGGCGGGAACGCGCTCGGCTACATCGTCGGGCTGACGGCCGACCAGGGCGCGAGCTACTACGACAACGGCACCCTGTCGCGCGTCGACCTGACCGGCCGCGACGCGACCTCTGGCCTCGTGTCCGTCGACACGACGCAGTTCCGGACGGACCGCCGCGCGACGCAGTCGGCCACGATCGGCGGCATCGCGAACCTCGCGTACCGGCTCGGCAGCACCAACGAGATCGCGCTCAACACGCTCTTCAGCCACGTCACCGAGAGCGAGGCGCGGACGCTCGATGGCGTCGACAACGTGCTCGGCGAGGGCACGCCGGTGACCGACATCGTGACGGGCTACACCGAGCGGACGCTCACCTCGGCACAGCTCCGCGGCGAGCACGTCGCCCCGCGCCTCGGCAACCTGGAGGTCGACTGGCGCGCCAACGTCGCGCGGACGCTCCTCGACCAGCCGGACCTCCGCCAGGCGGCCATCCGCGCCTCCGAGCGTGAGGACGACGACGGCACCGTCACCACGGCCTACTCGCTCGTCGGCACGCCGCCCGGACCGCAGCGCTACTTCCGTGACCTCGACGAGCAGCTCGCCAGCGGTGCGCTCGACCTGACGCTCCCCTTCCGCGCCTTCGGCAGCGGGGCGCAGCTCAAGGTGGGCGGCCTGGCCGAGCGCACCGACCGCGGCTACAACGAGCGGTTCTTCTTCTACGAACTCGACCGCGGCGTCGCCCTGGGCGGCACCGACGGCACCGCCCTGGGCGCCTATCTCTCGCCCGACAACGTCGGCGTGGTGGACACCCGCACCAACAGCGCCGGCGAGATCACGCGCTACGAGTTCGGCCACTTCCTCGTTGACGCGACGCGCGACCAGAACCAGTACGACGGCCAGTTCGACGTCGGCGCGGCCTACGGCATGGCCGAGGTCGGCCTGGGCCGCCTCCGGCTGATCGCGGGCGCCCGCTTCGAAGCCTCCCGCCTGTTCGTCGCCTCGCAGGCCCTCGCCGCCGACGACACGCCCGAGGACCAGCGCGTCACGCTCGACGGCACCGACTACCTCGGCACCGACCGGCGCTACACCGACGTGCTGCCGTCGCTCAACGTGGTCCTCGGCCTCTCCGACCGGATGAACCTGCGCGCCGCCGCGACCCGCACGCTCGCCCGGCCGACGTTCCGCGAGATCGCCCCGGTCACGACCTACGACTTCACCTCCGACGGCGCCCTGCAGGGCAACCCGGGCCTGGAGAGGACGCTCATCACCAACCTCGACCTCCGCTGGGAGTGGTTCAACGCGCCCGGCCAGATCCTCGCCGTCAGCGGTTACTACAAGCGGCTGACCAACCCCATCGAGCGCGTCATCACGGACGCCGAGAACGGCGCCACGTCGTACGCCAACGTGGACCAGGCGGACGTCCTGGGAGCGGAGTTCGAGGTCCGCCAGCGGCTCGCCCTCTTCGGCCTCGGCGGCGTGCTCGGCGAGCGCCTCTCGCTGGGGGCGAACCTCTCGCTGACCGCGTCCAGCATCACGATCTCGGACCGCGAGCTGGAGGCCCGCCGCGAGCTCAACCCGAACGCGTCCGACACGCGCGACCTCCAGGGCCAGAGCCCCTACCTGCTCAACGCGAACCTGACCTACGACGACGCCCTCCGCGGCACCTCCGCGGGCGTCTTCTTCAACGTCTCCGGCCCGCGCCTGTCGCGCGTCGGCAACCCCCTGCCGGACGTCTACGAGCGGCCCTCGCCGCAGCTCGACCTGACGGCCTCGCAGCAGCTCTTCGGGCGGTTCACGCTCAAGGGCTCGGTCAAGAACCTCCTCGGCTCGACGTACCGCGAGGCCTACGACGTGAGCGGCCTCACGCTCAACGGCGTCACCGAGGTCTCGCCCTTCCTCGAGTACGCCCGCGGGACCTCGTTCTCGCTCGGCATCTCCGTCAACCCGTCCTTCGGGATCGGGTCGGCGGCGTCCATCCCCGCTCCCGGTGCCTCCACCGGCGCTCCCCTCGGCTCAGACGACTAG
- a CDS encoding MFS transporter has product MQQTLPTSPLRTTATLFALWLLVFTAASQTIIITPILPLIGEELGVGTGPLGLLVSVYSWVLAFAALVMGPISDRIGRRRVLIVGSGALVVALALHGLADSFDTLLGMRVLAGAGGGILSGAAVSYVGDAFPYERRGWATGWVMSGVPFGLVLGIPLGRALAVAYGFRMPFVAFAAVMAVAFVLILTVVPQPDVRLSASRPTVRGSLRQYWDLLVGPGGTGAAAATYFLMYFGLGLLIVYLPQWLTTQFPLEVSLFGEPLTVFGLPLDFIATLFLVGGIVSVIVSPRAGTLSDAIGRKPLILASCLGLAVVTAALPFVVVERWVAYPLYIAIMGFFSLRMAPLQALLTALVPGRQRGAFLSLTIAVGQIGTGVGAALGGVLYATYGYPANTTASTVMILLMAAFVWAWLPEPTGQATDAPVRVPSEECT; this is encoded by the coding sequence TTGCAACAGACGCTGCCGACTTCCCCGCTTCGCACCACGGCGACCCTGTTCGCCCTCTGGCTCCTCGTCTTCACGGCGGCCAGCCAGACGATCATCATCACGCCGATCCTGCCGCTCATCGGGGAGGAACTGGGCGTGGGCACCGGTCCGCTGGGGCTGCTGGTGTCGGTGTATTCGTGGGTGCTGGCGTTCGCGGCCCTCGTGATGGGGCCCATCTCCGACCGGATCGGCCGGCGGCGCGTGCTGATCGTCGGCTCGGGGGCGCTCGTGGTGGCGCTGGCGCTGCACGGCCTGGCGGACTCGTTCGACACGCTCCTCGGCATGCGCGTGCTGGCGGGCGCGGGCGGCGGCATCCTGTCGGGCGCCGCGGTCAGCTACGTCGGCGACGCGTTCCCGTACGAGCGGCGCGGGTGGGCGACGGGCTGGGTGATGAGCGGCGTCCCGTTCGGGCTCGTGCTGGGCATCCCGCTGGGGCGGGCGCTGGCCGTCGCGTACGGCTTCCGGATGCCGTTCGTCGCGTTCGCCGCCGTGATGGCCGTCGCGTTCGTGCTCATCCTGACGGTGGTGCCCCAGCCGGACGTCCGCCTGTCCGCGTCGCGGCCGACCGTGCGGGGGTCGCTGCGTCAGTACTGGGACCTGCTGGTCGGGCCCGGCGGGACGGGCGCCGCCGCGGCGACCTACTTCCTGATGTACTTCGGACTGGGGCTGCTGATCGTCTACCTCCCGCAGTGGCTGACGACGCAGTTCCCGCTGGAGGTGTCGCTCTTCGGCGAGCCGCTGACGGTGTTCGGGCTGCCGCTCGACTTCATCGCGACGCTCTTCCTGGTGGGCGGCATCGTGAGCGTGATCGTGAGTCCGCGCGCCGGGACGCTCTCGGACGCGATCGGGCGGAAGCCGCTCATTCTGGCCTCGTGCCTCGGGCTGGCCGTGGTGACGGCTGCGCTGCCGTTCGTGGTCGTCGAGCGGTGGGTCGCGTACCCGCTCTACATCGCCATCATGGGGTTCTTCTCGCTCCGCATGGCGCCGCTCCAGGCGTTGCTGACGGCGCTCGTGCCCGGCCGACAGCGCGGCGCGTTCCTGTCGCTGACCATCGCCGTCGGGCAGATCGGGACGGGCGTGGGCGCGGCGCTGGGCGGGGTGCTCTACGCGACCTACGGCTACCCGGCCAACACGACCGCCTCGACGGTGATGATCCTGCTGATGGCGGCCTTCGTGTGGGCCTGGCTCCCGGAGCCGACCGGGCAGGCTACCGACGCGCCGGTGCGGGTCCCGTCCGAGGAGTGCACCTAG
- the dnaN gene encoding DNA polymerase III subunit beta: MKFTVSSADLLRALSTVNGAVPSKSTLPILECVLFEREEGTLRIAATDLEISIVQRLPVTFEQNGTEAKQRIAVPARRLLDTLRALPDLSVTVATDAEFNIELTTDQGRYKMVGFDGGDYPALPSLDGAQAITAEGALVKHAIDKTGFAASKDALRPAMMGVLFQVRPENATIVATDGHRLVKLVADGITAEQPVDVIVPAGALALAGKAASEGTCTIRIASGYVGFDFGDTQVIGRLIEEQYPNYEAVIPVENEKRLTVGRDAMLAAVRRVALYSSSMTHQIRLALGADALTVSAEDIERASEAKERVLCDYDAEPMEIGFNSQYLQEVLSNVDGEDVVFEFSSPNRAGVVSPAEGADGEELLMLIMPVMLNTYA, from the coding sequence ATGAAGTTTACCGTCTCCAGCGCCGACCTCCTCCGGGCGCTCTCGACCGTCAACGGGGCCGTCCCGTCCAAGAGCACCCTGCCCATCCTGGAGTGCGTCCTCTTCGAGCGCGAGGAGGGCACGTTGCGCATCGCCGCGACCGACCTCGAGATCTCGATCGTGCAGCGGCTGCCGGTGACCTTCGAGCAGAACGGCACCGAGGCCAAGCAGCGCATCGCCGTCCCGGCGCGCCGCCTGCTGGACACGCTCCGCGCGCTCCCCGACCTCTCGGTCACCGTCGCCACCGACGCCGAGTTCAACATCGAGCTGACCACCGACCAGGGGCGCTACAAGATGGTCGGCTTCGACGGGGGCGACTACCCGGCGCTGCCGTCGCTCGACGGTGCGCAGGCCATCACGGCCGAGGGTGCGCTCGTCAAGCACGCCATCGACAAGACCGGCTTCGCGGCGAGCAAGGACGCCCTCCGCCCGGCCATGATGGGCGTGCTGTTCCAGGTCCGCCCGGAGAACGCGACCATCGTCGCCACCGACGGCCACCGGCTCGTCAAGCTCGTCGCCGACGGCATCACGGCCGAGCAGCCCGTCGACGTGATCGTGCCCGCGGGCGCGCTCGCGCTGGCGGGCAAGGCCGCGAGCGAGGGCACCTGCACGATCCGCATCGCGTCCGGCTACGTCGGCTTCGACTTCGGCGACACGCAGGTGATCGGGCGGCTCATCGAGGAGCAGTACCCCAACTACGAGGCCGTCATCCCGGTCGAGAACGAGAAGCGGCTGACGGTCGGCCGCGACGCCATGCTGGCGGCCGTCCGCCGCGTGGCCCTCTACTCGTCGTCCATGACGCACCAGATCCGCCTCGCCCTCGGCGCCGACGCGCTGACGGTCTCCGCGGAGGACATCGAGCGCGCCTCCGAGGCCAAGGAGCGCGTCCTCTGCGACTACGACGCCGAGCCGATGGAGATCGGCTTCAACTCGCAGTACCTCCAGGAGGTCTTGTCCAACGTCGACGGCGAGGACGTCGTGTTCGAGTTCTCGTCGCCCAACCGCGCCGGCGTCGTCTCCCCCGCCGAGGGGGCCGACGGCGAGGAACTGCTGATGCTCATCATGCCGGTCATGCTCAACACGTACGCGTAG
- a CDS encoding methyltransferase domain-containing protein, translating to MSVSPLSRPDVWNAVATGYTADLVPLFAAYARDALRLAALPPGARVLDVAAGPGTLALLAAEHASEVVAVDFAAEMIATLRRRVAEAGVGTVTAIEADGQALPFDAGRFDAVFSMFGLIFFPDPGAGLREARRVLVPGGRIAVSSWAPLGGIPLLSACFRAMKAHLPWLPFGDETAPFGDPESLIDALQGAGFEDVAVHTVEHRADAASVAAFWETNERSSAPLVLLRQQLSAAEWEALGASVVDQLRREFGEGEVAMAWPARIAVGTKR from the coding sequence ATGTCCGTCTCGCCGCTCTCCCGCCCCGACGTCTGGAACGCCGTCGCGACCGGCTACACCGCCGATCTGGTCCCGCTCTTCGCGGCGTACGCGCGCGACGCGCTCCGTCTGGCCGCGCTGCCCCCTGGGGCGCGCGTGCTCGACGTGGCGGCGGGGCCGGGCACCCTGGCACTGCTCGCCGCCGAGCACGCGTCGGAGGTGGTCGCGGTCGACTTCGCGGCCGAGATGATCGCGACGCTGCGCCGCCGGGTCGCCGAGGCGGGCGTCGGGACGGTCACCGCCATTGAGGCGGACGGGCAGGCGCTTCCGTTCGACGCCGGCCGGTTCGACGCGGTCTTCTCGATGTTCGGCCTCATCTTCTTCCCGGATCCTGGGGCCGGGCTGCGCGAGGCGCGCCGTGTGCTCGTGCCGGGCGGGCGGATCGCGGTGTCCAGCTGGGCGCCGCTCGGCGGCATCCCGCTGCTGAGCGCCTGCTTCCGGGCGATGAAGGCGCACCTGCCGTGGCTCCCCTTCGGCGACGAGACCGCCCCGTTCGGCGATCCGGAGTCGCTCATCGACGCGCTGCAGGGGGCGGGCTTCGAGGACGTGGCGGTCCACACCGTCGAGCACCGGGCCGACGCCGCCTCGGTGGCGGCGTTCTGGGAGACGAACGAGCGGAGTTCGGCGCCGCTGGTGCTCCTCCGGCAGCAACTGAGTGCTGCCGAGTGGGAGGCGTTGGGGGCGAGCGTCGTCGACCAGCTCCGGCGGGAGTTCGGGGAGGGCGAGGTCGCGATGGCCTGGCCCGCCCGGATCGCGGTCGGCACGAAGCGCTGA
- a CDS encoding DUF2911 domain-containing protein — translation MTRFFPLLLGLFVVASACAQDGGMDHSMDHDGAMADHHMMPPMRGTDDARVSPNGGVMTTVGTTNVMVHYGRPSLNDRTYFADGATLAPAGSVWRTGANEASAITFAGDVMVNGTRVPAGTYGLFTIPGDTWTVIFNTTAEQWGSMNYDEAADQARVMAEPITDAPMQEQFEIRFADVTEDSATMILHWGTVGVPVTITEAGM, via the coding sequence ATGACTCGTTTCTTCCCCCTCCTCCTCGGCCTGTTCGTCGTCGCCTCCGCCTGCGCCCAGGACGGCGGCATGGACCACTCCATGGACCACGACGGCGCCATGGCCGACCACCACATGATGCCGCCCATGCGCGGCACCGACGACGCCCGCGTCAGCCCCAACGGCGGCGTCATGACCACCGTCGGCACCACCAACGTGATGGTCCACTACGGCCGCCCCAGCCTCAACGACCGGACCTACTTCGCCGACGGCGCCACGCTCGCCCCCGCCGGCAGCGTCTGGCGGACCGGCGCCAACGAGGCCTCCGCCATCACCTTTGCCGGCGACGTGATGGTCAACGGCACGAGGGTGCCCGCGGGCACCTACGGCCTCTTCACCATCCCCGGCGACACCTGGACGGTCATCTTCAACACGACCGCCGAGCAGTGGGGCTCGATGAACTACGACGAGGCCGCCGACCAGGCCCGCGTCATGGCCGAGCCGATCACTGACGCCCCGATGCAGGAGCAGTTCGAGATCCGCTTCGCCGACGTGACCGAGGACTCGGCCACGATGATCCTCCACTGGGGGACCGTCGGCGTGCCGGTCACGATCACCGAGGCAGGCATGTAG